The following are encoded together in the Clostridium sp. BJN0013 genome:
- a CDS encoding DUF3189 family protein, whose amino-acid sequence MIVIYHDVGGTHSTSVAANIHINKLPMDRIPNKEELLSLPTFDKIEKDQIGRLMYIGEDEFNTKVYTLARKYNANLVVRAIEDMYSVLHGSNNGLFIVNTKPVVNLLMNIGGYTSRKLHWVSFGRPIVTKGTQQAYMSIVNLVKGVKNNLKSN is encoded by the coding sequence ATGATAGTTATATACCATGATGTAGGAGGAACTCATTCTACGTCAGTAGCAGCTAATATACATATTAATAAATTACCAATGGATAGAATACCAAATAAAGAGGAACTCCTTAGTTTGCCAACCTTTGATAAAATTGAAAAAGATCAAATTGGACGGTTAATGTATATTGGAGAAGACGAATTTAATACAAAAGTCTATACTTTAGCTAGAAAATACAATGCAAATTTAGTTGTACGTGCCATTGAGGATATGTACTCAGTTTTACATGGTAGTAATAATGGACTTTTTATTGTGAATACTAAACCAGTTGTTAATCTACTTATGAATATAGGCGGATATACTTCAAGGAAATTACATTGGGTAAGCTTTGGCAGACCTATTGTAACAAAAGGAACACAGCAAGCTTACATGAGTATAGTTAATTTAGTTAAGGGCGTAAAAAATAATTTAAAATCAAACTAA
- a CDS encoding helix-turn-helix domain-containing protein — MNKTATYRNVFKDIENSTSTIYYTLPEKTIAQKIYKLRMIKGYTQREFAKVCSIGYSSLCKYEIGTSKPNRVNLKKICQIFNMSIDYFL, encoded by the coding sequence ATGAACAAAACTGCAACATATAGAAATGTATTTAAAGATATTGAAAACTCTACTTCTACAATATATTATACACTTCCTGAAAAAACAATTGCACAAAAAATTTATAAATTAAGAATGATCAAAGGATATACCCAACGTGAATTTGCTAAAGTTTGTTCTATAGGCTATTCTTCTTTATGTAAATATGAAATAGGAACATCAAAACCTAATCGTGTCAATTTGAAAAAGATATGTCAAATTTTTAATATGTCTATTGATTATTTTTTATAG